In Planctobacterium marinum, the DNA window CCTGGTTTTACCTGGTACGGGGTCCAGCAGTAATGTGAGCCTGAACGAAGTAGGCCAGGTGGTATCACAAACCTCTGCTCCTTTTGGTGCCGGCGGCTTTAACCCTCGGGTGAACTACAAAGAAATGTTGTCTAGCCGCGGTGTGTTAAAGCGTGCAGCAGAAAAAACCAACCTACCACTGGCGAAATTCGGAGAGCCAAAAATCAAACTGACTGAGCAGACTTCAATTATCTCAATCAGTATTACTGGCACATCGTCTGACCAGTCGCAATTGAAAGCTTGGGCGTTGTACGAAGCATTACAAGATGAGCTGGATCATCTACGTGCCGACGAAGTCGCACGTCGTGATGCCAGTATCAAAAATGTTTTGGCGGAATACCGCGAAAGAACCAACTTTGCTCGTGGCGAAATTGTGGATTTCCAGCAGCGCGCCTTATTGGTATCCAAAGACCAAATGGACCAGCTGATTTCAACTGTGGCTCAAATCAACGAGAAGCAGTTGTACGTGCAATCAGAATTAGTCGAACTGGAAGACTACATCCAGCAGTTGAGTCTCGATCTTCAGGTATCACCCAGATTAGCGGGTAAAGCCCTGATGTTGCAGTCGGACCCGGAATTCAGAGGTTACATCGCAGAGTTATCTCAAGCCACAACGCAGTTGAGTGAATTTCGTTCTCGCTGGGGTAACAAACACCCTAAGGTTATTGCTGAAACCGGCCGAGTTAACGTAGCTAAAGCGTCTTTGATTCAGCGCGGTGGCGAGTTATCGGGTGTCGAAGCCACTAACTTGTTCACGACACTGCACCTGGATAACAACCCCAAGCGCGCGCAACTGTTCGCAGATTTAATTGATTCCTTCGCCAGAAAGCAGGGCAAAGTATCAGAGCTACAAGACTTAAAACGCTCTCATCTGCACTTAACCGATCAACTTAAGGTTTATGCTCGTGAAGTGGCTGAGCTGGACCGTTTACAAAAGGAATTTGATTTAGCTGAGGCGGTCTATACCTCTGCAGCGGCCAGATTAGAAGCCAACAAGGCCGATGTATTCGCGTCTTACCCGGTGGTGCAGATGTTAACCACCCCGTCATTTCCGATCCAACAAACCAGCCCTAATCCGCTTATCGCTATCGCGGCAGGTTTATTCGGTGTCTTTTTCATCACTTTTGGACTGATAGTATTATGGCAACGCAAAGCATTAATCCAGTTACTACTGAAGAGAGATTAATCTGGTTTGGCCTGGTGGCCACTTACCCGATTTACTTCCTCGGTGGTTTGTACGTATCTGGCTCAGTGTTGGGCTATC includes these proteins:
- a CDS encoding GumC family protein, with the protein product MGTAIKIPTAWDRFRGHVYRILRWPYITTGAMGYAFTFLLVALYLAQSPKFKSEMDLVLPGTGSSSNVSLNEVGQVVSQTSAPFGAGGFNPRVNYKEMLSSRGVLKRAAEKTNLPLAKFGEPKIKLTEQTSIISISITGTSSDQSQLKAWALYEALQDELDHLRADEVARRDASIKNVLAEYRERTNFARGEIVDFQQRALLVSKDQMDQLISTVAQINEKQLYVQSELVELEDYIQQLSLDLQVSPRLAGKALMLQSDPEFRGYIAELSQATTQLSEFRSRWGNKHPKVIAETGRVNVAKASLIQRGGELSGVEATNLFTTLHLDNNPKRAQLFADLIDSFARKQGKVSELQDLKRSHLHLTDQLKVYAREVAELDRLQKEFDLAEAVYTSAAARLEANKADVFASYPVVQMLTTPSFPIQQTSPNPLIAIAAGLFGVFFITFGLIVLWQRKALIQLLLKRD